A genomic region of Williamwhitmania sp. contains the following coding sequences:
- a CDS encoding DUF4296 domain-containing protein, whose translation MLRSLFLFLIGATIFSGCSNHNNIIPEKDMAAILYKMYLTDGSLSIAASPREILGRDSINYYGEIFKSFHSSPEQFSKSYYYYLGKPDILDKIYDQVILKLEMENQVIDDSITKEDKPQNLWNKMAIWNLSNQHSNEKIEFSVPVSHKGVYTLKVLAFVSPKDMSTNLRIVVGTSPSDKTPLEQLNNKQVIPFKKENKVDTYIASFNITDDKPIFIKGRILDFDNNPETPPLRFVGIRRISLTTPALLSDKKSTPHPTPPIQPDKNRIHHPYEVVLPKKK comes from the coding sequence ATGCTCAGATCACTTTTCCTGTTTTTAATTGGAGCCACTATATTTTCCGGCTGTAGCAACCATAATAACATTATCCCAGAAAAGGATATGGCTGCTATACTTTATAAAATGTACCTTACTGACGGATCACTATCTATAGCTGCCTCACCGCGAGAAATACTTGGCAGGGACAGCATCAACTATTATGGTGAAATTTTTAAATCATTTCATTCCTCTCCAGAACAGTTCAGTAAGAGCTATTATTACTACCTAGGAAAACCAGATATACTCGATAAAATTTATGATCAGGTAATCTTGAAATTGGAGATGGAAAACCAAGTCATAGATGATTCTATAACAAAAGAAGATAAACCCCAAAACTTGTGGAACAAAATGGCTATTTGGAATCTATCCAACCAGCACTCCAACGAAAAAATTGAATTTTCCGTTCCCGTTTCTCATAAGGGCGTCTATACACTTAAGGTGTTAGCCTTTGTAAGTCCTAAGGACATGTCCACCAACCTTCGAATAGTTGTTGGAACCTCTCCCTCAGACAAAACGCCCCTTGAGCAATTGAACAACAAGCAGGTAATCCCATTTAAAAAGGAAAATAAGGTAGATACCTATATTGCATCTTTTAATATTACAGATGATAAGCCAATCTTTATCAAAGGACGAATACTTGATTTTGATAATAACCCAGAAACACCACCTCTCCGCTTTGTCGGTATTCGTCGTATATCACTTACTACACCAGCTCTTCTTTCCGACAAAAAATCAACCCCCCATCCCACACCACCAATTCAGCCAGATAAGAATCGGATTCATCATCCCTACGAAGTTGTTCTTCCGAAAAAGAAATGA
- a CDS encoding type IX secretion system membrane protein PorP/SprF, producing the protein PVVFELNGKITYRNKVWGGLSLRWKDAASILIGYIHDNKYMFGYSYDYSFTALSHYNSGTHEIMIGVLFENIK; encoded by the coding sequence CCCGTTGTGTTTGAACTTAATGGTAAAATCACATATCGTAACAAGGTTTGGGGTGGCCTTTCGCTGCGCTGGAAAGATGCCGCATCAATCTTGATAGGCTATATCCACGACAACAAGTATATGTTTGGCTATTCATACGACTACTCGTTTACCGCACTAAGCCACTATAATAGTGGGACCCACGAGATTATGATCGGTGTGCTTTTCGAAAATATTAAGTAA